A single Longimicrobiales bacterium DNA region contains:
- a CDS encoding ABC transporter permease, which translates to MRRIVAAPEFGPLAALILVWLFFAVAGGAPFRSLEGAAAYLDAAAPLGILAVAVALLMIGGEFDLSIGSIIGVSGMTVMLLTVEAGWPLGAAVAAALVLCGAIGLGNGLLVVRTSVPSFLVTLGTLFVLRGLTIALSRRLTGRTQIGGITTAPDYDVWRILFASDIGPLRVSVIWWIAFTLLATWLLRRTRAGNWIYAAGGSADAARNAGVPVRRVKVALFVTTALAGALIGIMQAVRFTGADVLRGEGQEFRAIIAAVIGGTLLTGGYGTAVGAALGALIFGIVQQGIVITGADADWFQVFLGAMLIAAVLVNDWMRRHALRAA; encoded by the coding sequence GTGAGACGGATCGTCGCCGCGCCGGAATTCGGGCCGCTCGCGGCCCTGATCCTGGTCTGGCTGTTCTTCGCCGTTGCCGGCGGCGCGCCGTTCCGTTCGCTGGAAGGCGCGGCCGCGTACCTCGACGCCGCCGCGCCGCTCGGCATCCTCGCCGTGGCGGTTGCGCTGCTGATGATCGGCGGCGAGTTCGATCTGTCGATCGGCTCCATCATCGGCGTCAGCGGCATGACCGTGATGCTGCTCACCGTGGAAGCCGGCTGGCCGCTGGGCGCCGCGGTCGCCGCGGCACTCGTGCTGTGCGGCGCGATCGGCCTCGGCAACGGCTTGCTCGTCGTGCGCACGAGCGTGCCGTCGTTCCTCGTGACACTGGGCACGCTCTTCGTGCTGCGCGGCCTCACCATCGCCCTCAGCCGGCGACTGACAGGACGCACACAGATCGGGGGCATCACGACGGCGCCGGATTACGACGTGTGGCGCATCCTGTTCGCGAGCGATATTGGACCGCTCCGCGTGAGCGTGATCTGGTGGATCGCGTTCACACTGCTCGCGACGTGGCTGCTGCGGCGTACGCGCGCGGGTAACTGGATCTACGCCGCAGGCGGCAGTGCGGATGCTGCGCGCAACGCCGGCGTTCCCGTCCGCCGCGTGAAGGTCGCGCTGTTCGTGACGACCGCGCTCGCGGGCGCGCTCATCGGCATCATGCAGGCCGTGCGATTCACGGGCGCTGATGTGCTGCGTGGCGAGGGCCAGGAGTTCCGGGCGATCATCGCGGCCGTCATTGGCGGTACGCTGCTGACCGGAGGTTACGGCACTGCGGTCGGAGCGGCGCTCGGCGCCCTCATCTTCGGTATCGTGCAGCAGGGCATCGTCATCACTGGCGCTGACGCCGACTGGTTCCAGGTATTTCTCGGCGCAATGCTGATCGCTGCCGTGCTGGTGAACGACTGGATGCGACGGCACGCGCTGAGGGCCGCATGA
- a CDS encoding ATP-binding cassette domain-containing protein produces the protein MTPLLRAEHVTKTFGGVTALDDVSFEAHAGAVTCLLGDNGAGKSTLIRVLSGVYPPTSGRLLLDDVEIRFRSPRDALARGIATVYQDLALVPLMSVWRNFYLGAEPVTGRGPLRRIDVGACRSAVLRELSDLGIPLRDPEQAAATLSGGQQQALAIARAVHRGARLLILDEPTAALGVAQRALVMDLVRRVRDRGVAVVLITHDPAQADALADRRVVLERGRVVDSAGRQALQQ, from the coding sequence ATGACCCCGCTGCTGCGTGCGGAACACGTCACTAAGACGTTCGGCGGTGTCACCGCGCTCGATGATGTCAGCTTCGAGGCGCATGCCGGCGCGGTGACATGCCTGCTCGGCGACAACGGCGCAGGCAAGTCCACGCTCATCCGCGTCCTCTCCGGCGTCTACCCGCCGACGTCGGGACGACTGCTGCTGGACGATGTGGAGATCCGCTTCCGCTCGCCGCGCGATGCACTGGCGCGCGGCATTGCGACAGTCTACCAGGATCTGGCGCTCGTTCCCCTGATGAGCGTCTGGCGCAACTTCTATCTCGGGGCCGAGCCCGTGACGGGCAGAGGACCGCTCCGCCGCATCGACGTGGGCGCGTGCCGCAGTGCGGTGCTCCGCGAGCTGAGCGACCTCGGCATTCCCCTGCGCGACCCGGAGCAGGCCGCAGCCACGCTGTCGGGCGGTCAGCAGCAGGCGCTCGCGATCGCCCGCGCCGTGCACCGCGGTGCGCGCCTGCTCATCCTCGACGAGCCGACCGCGGCGCTCGGCGTGGCCCAGCGCGCGCTGGTCATGGATCTCGTTCGCCGCGTACGTGATCGCGGCGTCGCGGTGGTGCTGATCACGCACGACCCGGCGCAGGCCGATGCCCTCGCGGACAGGCGGGTCGTGCTGGAGCGCGGCCGTGTGGTCGACAGCGCCGGCAGACAGGCGCTGCAACAATGA